The Sinomonas sp. P10A9 genome includes a window with the following:
- a CDS encoding acetolactate synthase large subunit: protein MSKGTPISPSLMASKPSSAKAADPVDTVDSASAVLGPNRVVEPTEMTGSEAIVRSLEELGVDDVFGLPGGAILPTYDPLMASKINHILVRHEQGAGHAAQGYAMVTGRVGVCIATSGPGATNLVTAIADAHMDSVPLVAITGQVASSVIGSDAFQEADIVGITMPITKHSFLVTNPADIPQVLAEAFHLASTGRPGPVLVDVAKDAQQAKTVFSWPPKIDLPGYRPVTRGHSKQVREAAKLIAAASKPVLYVGGGVVKAHASAELLALAEVTGAPVVTTLTARGAFPDSHPQHLGMPGMHGGVAAVTALQQADLLITLGARFDDRVTGVLSTFAPNATVIHADIDPAEISKNRTADVPIVGSVKEILPELAETVKASYEKDGAPDLTAWWSFLNKLREDYPLGWTEPEDGLLSPQHVIQRIGELTGPEGVYVAGVGQHQMWAAQFIKYERPHAWLNSAGLGTMGYSVPAAMGAKVGNPDRVVWAIDGDGCFQMTNQELATCALNNIPIKVAIINNSSLGMVRQWQTLFYDGRYSNTDLQTGADTVRIPDFVKLGEAYGCASFRVEREEDIDATIQKALEINDRPVVIDFVVSPNAMVWPMVPSGVSNDLIQVARNSTPDWEEED from the coding sequence ATGAGCAAAGGAACGCCAATCAGCCCATCGCTGATGGCTTCGAAGCCGTCCTCGGCCAAGGCCGCGGATCCTGTCGACACAGTCGACTCTGCCTCTGCCGTCCTGGGGCCCAACCGTGTTGTTGAGCCCACAGAGATGACTGGATCTGAAGCAATTGTCCGCTCGCTCGAGGAACTGGGCGTGGACGATGTCTTTGGTCTACCGGGCGGCGCGATCCTGCCGACCTACGACCCTCTGATGGCTTCGAAGATCAACCACATTCTCGTGCGCCACGAGCAGGGCGCAGGCCACGCGGCCCAAGGGTACGCGATGGTCACAGGGCGTGTGGGAGTCTGCATTGCGACGTCAGGTCCGGGAGCCACCAATCTGGTGACCGCGATCGCCGACGCGCACATGGACTCCGTCCCCCTCGTTGCAATCACCGGTCAGGTCGCAAGCTCCGTGATCGGCTCGGACGCCTTCCAGGAAGCGGACATCGTGGGCATCACCATGCCCATCACGAAGCACTCCTTCCTGGTGACGAATCCGGCGGACATCCCCCAGGTCCTCGCCGAGGCCTTCCACCTTGCCTCGACAGGCCGCCCAGGACCCGTCCTCGTCGACGTTGCGAAAGACGCCCAGCAGGCCAAGACGGTCTTCAGCTGGCCGCCGAAGATCGACCTGCCGGGCTACCGGCCCGTGACCCGCGGCCACAGCAAGCAGGTCCGCGAGGCAGCCAAGCTCATCGCCGCCGCGTCCAAGCCCGTGCTGTACGTGGGCGGCGGCGTCGTCAAGGCCCATGCCTCGGCGGAGCTGCTTGCGCTTGCAGAGGTGACCGGTGCCCCCGTCGTCACGACCCTGACCGCCCGTGGCGCATTCCCCGATTCGCACCCCCAGCACCTCGGCATGCCGGGCATGCACGGCGGCGTCGCCGCGGTGACGGCCCTTCAGCAGGCCGATCTGCTCATCACCCTCGGCGCGCGGTTCGACGACCGCGTGACCGGCGTCCTGAGCACCTTCGCTCCGAACGCGACCGTGATCCACGCCGACATAGACCCGGCCGAGATCTCGAAGAACCGCACGGCCGACGTGCCGATCGTAGGCTCGGTCAAGGAGATCCTCCCCGAGCTCGCGGAGACCGTGAAGGCCAGCTACGAGAAGGACGGCGCGCCCGACCTCACCGCATGGTGGTCGTTCCTGAACAAGCTGCGCGAGGACTACCCCCTCGGCTGGACGGAGCCGGAGGACGGACTCCTCTCACCGCAGCACGTCATCCAGCGGATCGGTGAGCTCACCGGTCCGGAGGGCGTGTACGTCGCCGGCGTCGGGCAGCACCAGATGTGGGCTGCGCAGTTCATCAAGTACGAGCGGCCGCACGCGTGGCTCAACTCGGCCGGCCTCGGCACGATGGGCTACTCCGTGCCGGCCGCGATGGGCGCCAAGGTGGGCAATCCGGACCGGGTGGTCTGGGCGATCGACGGCGACGGCTGCTTCCAGATGACCAATCAGGAACTCGCGACATGCGCGCTGAACAACATCCCGATCAAGGTCGCGATCATCAACAACTCCTCGCTCGGCATGGTCCGGCAGTGGCAGACGCTCTTCTACGACGGCCGCTACTCCAACACTGACCTCCAGACGGGCGCCGACACGGTCCGCATCCCCGACTTCGTCAAGCTCGGCGAGGCCTACGGCTGCGCGTCCTTCCGCGTCGAGCGCGAGGAGGACATCGACGCCACGATCCAGAAGGCGCTCGAGATCAACGACCGGCCGGTGGTCATCGACTTCGTGGTCAGCCCCAATGCCATGGTCTGGCCCATGGTGCCCTCCGGCGTCAGCAATGACCTTATCCAGGTCGCCCGCAATTCCACTCCCGACTGGGAAGAGGAGGACTGA
- the ilvN gene encoding acetolactate synthase small subunit: protein MSRHTLSVLVEDKPGVLTRVAGLFARRAFNIHSLAVGPTEVPGVSRVTVVVNAEGDLLEQVTKQLNKLVNVIKIVELQPESSVQRDHLLIKVRADAVTRLQVTQAVDLFRASIVDVSTDSVVVEATGTTEKIQALLSVLEPFGIREIVQSGTLAVGRGSRSMSDRALRAG from the coding sequence ATGTCGCGCCACACCCTGTCCGTGCTGGTCGAGGACAAGCCCGGCGTCCTCACCCGCGTTGCCGGTCTCTTCGCCCGCCGCGCGTTCAACATCCACTCGCTCGCGGTGGGACCCACCGAAGTCCCGGGCGTCTCGCGGGTGACCGTGGTGGTGAACGCCGAGGGCGACCTCCTGGAGCAGGTCACCAAGCAGCTGAACAAGCTCGTCAATGTCATCAAGATTGTCGAGCTCCAGCCGGAGAGTTCGGTCCAGCGGGACCATCTGCTCATCAAGGTCCGTGCGGACGCTGTGACCCGGCTCCAGGTCACCCAGGCCGTGGACCTGTTCCGGGCGTCTATCGTGGACGTGTCGACCGATTCGGTCGTGGTCGAAGCCACCGGCACGACCGAGAAGATCCAGGCCCTGCTGAGTGTCCTCGAGCCGTTCGGCATTCGCGAGATCGTCCAGTCCGGGACGCTCGCGGTCGGCCGCGGCTCCAGGTCGATGAGCGACCGCGCCCTCCGCGCGGGCTAG
- the metG gene encoding methionine--tRNA ligase, whose translation MTSASEKVPFYLTTAITYPNGAPHIGHAYEYISADAMARFKRLDGFDVFFLTGTDEHGLKIAQTAEKEGLTAKEFVDRQAAVYRDVHELLGTSYDRLIRTTDSDHYAAASDLWKRMEGAGDIYLDKYEGWYSVRDEAYYTEDETVVRDGVRYSKETDTELTWTAEESYFFRLSAYQDRLLAYYESHPEFGAPQYRFNEVISFVKHGLEDLSISRTSFDWGVPVPDAPGHVMYVWVDALTNYLTGVGYPDTDSEPFRKYWPADVHIIGKDISRFHAIYWPAFLMSAGLELPQRVMIHGFLQNNGVKMSKSLGNVVAPADMIAQYGLDSVRYFFLREVPYGADGSYSHEAIVGRMNADLANNLGNLAQRSLSMVAKNLDGVVPSPGQFSDADRAILDATAGLLAAVRASFDKQEFSRALEAIWTVLGDTNAYFADQAPWVLRKTDPARMATVLYVTLDVVRTVGLLVQPVVPASAAKLLDVLGQPEGESRQFAAIATPIAPGTQLPAPVPVFPRYEEPAEA comes from the coding sequence GTGACGTCCGCATCTGAGAAGGTTCCCTTCTACCTCACCACTGCCATTACGTACCCGAACGGTGCGCCCCACATCGGCCATGCCTACGAGTACATCTCCGCGGATGCGATGGCGCGTTTCAAGCGACTCGACGGATTCGACGTCTTCTTCCTCACCGGAACCGACGAGCATGGGCTCAAGATCGCCCAGACCGCCGAGAAGGAGGGGCTCACGGCAAAGGAGTTCGTCGACCGTCAGGCTGCGGTGTACCGGGACGTGCACGAACTCCTCGGCACGAGCTACGACCGCCTCATCCGAACGACCGATTCGGACCATTACGCCGCGGCCAGCGATCTCTGGAAGCGCATGGAGGGCGCGGGGGACATCTACCTCGACAAGTACGAGGGCTGGTACTCGGTCCGCGATGAGGCGTACTACACCGAGGACGAGACCGTGGTGCGCGACGGCGTGCGGTACTCGAAGGAGACCGACACCGAGCTCACCTGGACCGCTGAGGAGAGCTACTTCTTCCGCCTCTCGGCCTATCAGGACAGGCTTCTGGCGTACTACGAGTCCCACCCCGAGTTCGGCGCACCGCAGTACCGGTTCAACGAGGTCATCTCCTTCGTCAAGCACGGGCTCGAGGACCTCTCGATCTCGCGCACGTCGTTCGACTGGGGCGTTCCCGTGCCGGACGCCCCCGGCCACGTCATGTACGTCTGGGTCGACGCGCTGACCAACTACCTCACCGGCGTGGGCTACCCCGACACGGACTCCGAGCCCTTCCGGAAGTACTGGCCCGCGGACGTGCACATCATCGGCAAGGACATCTCGCGCTTCCACGCGATCTACTGGCCCGCGTTCCTCATGAGCGCGGGGCTCGAGCTGCCCCAACGGGTGATGATCCACGGGTTCCTGCAGAACAACGGCGTCAAGATGTCCAAGTCATTGGGCAACGTCGTGGCGCCAGCGGACATGATCGCCCAGTACGGGCTCGATTCCGTCCGCTACTTCTTCCTGCGCGAAGTGCCTTACGGTGCCGACGGCAGCTACAGCCACGAGGCGATCGTGGGCCGCATGAACGCGGACCTCGCCAACAACCTCGGGAACCTCGCCCAGCGGTCGCTCTCGATGGTGGCCAAGAACCTGGACGGAGTCGTGCCCTCGCCGGGGCAGTTCAGCGACGCGGACCGGGCGATCCTCGATGCCACGGCTGGTCTGCTGGCGGCCGTGCGGGCATCGTTCGACAAGCAGGAGTTCTCGCGCGCACTCGAGGCGATTTGGACCGTGCTCGGCGACACCAACGCCTACTTCGCTGACCAGGCCCCGTGGGTTCTGCGCAAGACGGATCCCGCCCGCATGGCTACCGTGCTGTACGTGACGCTCGATGTGGTCCGCACGGTGGGGCTCCTCGTGCAGCCGGTGGTGCCCGCATCCGCAGCGAAGCTGTTGGACGTGCTCGGCCAGCCTGAGGGCGAATCCCGCCAGTTCGCCGCCATCGCGACCCCCATCGCCCCTGGCACTCAGCTCCCCGCCCCCGTGCCGGTCTTCCCGCGCTACGAGGAGCCCGCAGAGGCCTGA
- the serA gene encoding phosphoglycerate dehydrogenase: MTTKPVVLLAEELSPATIAALGPDFEIRYTDGSDRAQLLPAIADVDAILVRSATQVDAEAIAAAKKLKVIARAGVGLDNVDIKAATQAGVMVVNAPTSNIVSAAELTCGHILSLARNIPAANISLKGGKWKRAKYAGTELLDKKLGVIGLGRIGALVAARMQAFEMEVLAFDPYVTAARAAQLNVKLVTLDELLAQSDFITIHMPKTPETVGMLGKDAFAKMKKTAYVVNVARGGLIDEEALARALEDGEIAGAGVDVFSKEPSTDLAFFGHESVVVTPHLGASTDEAQEKAGVSVAKSVRLALAGELVPDAVNVAGGVIAPDIRPGIPLIEKLGRIFTALAQDSVTQIDVEVAGEIASLDVKALELAALKGVFTDVVSDKVSYVNAPVLAEQRGVAVRLLTTTEAEDYRNVLTIRGLLQDGTQVSVAGTLTGPKQVQKLVGINGYDVEIPISEHLVVMFYSDRPGVIGTIGHILGMNEINIAGMQVARADATGTAMALLTVDSAIPPTVLETVKREIGATVLREVDLED; encoded by the coding sequence GTGACCACCAAGCCCGTCGTCCTCCTCGCCGAAGAACTCTCTCCCGCCACGATTGCCGCACTCGGCCCGGACTTCGAGATCCGCTACACCGACGGCTCCGACCGCGCCCAGCTCCTGCCCGCGATCGCGGACGTGGATGCGATCCTCGTCCGCTCCGCAACCCAGGTGGACGCCGAGGCCATCGCCGCCGCCAAGAAGCTCAAGGTCATCGCCCGCGCTGGCGTCGGCCTCGACAACGTCGACATCAAGGCCGCTACGCAGGCCGGTGTCATGGTCGTGAACGCCCCGACCTCGAACATCGTCTCCGCCGCCGAGCTGACGTGCGGCCACATCCTGAGCCTCGCCCGCAACATCCCCGCCGCGAACATCTCGCTCAAGGGCGGCAAGTGGAAGCGTGCCAAGTACGCGGGCACCGAGCTTCTCGACAAGAAGCTCGGCGTGATCGGCCTCGGACGCATCGGCGCCCTCGTCGCCGCACGCATGCAGGCGTTCGAGATGGAGGTCCTCGCCTTCGATCCCTACGTGACGGCGGCTCGCGCGGCCCAGCTGAACGTCAAGCTCGTCACCCTCGACGAACTCCTCGCGCAGAGCGACTTCATCACGATCCACATGCCCAAGACGCCAGAGACCGTGGGCATGCTGGGCAAGGACGCGTTCGCCAAGATGAAGAAGACCGCCTATGTGGTCAACGTGGCCCGCGGCGGTCTCATCGACGAGGAGGCCCTCGCCCGGGCGCTCGAGGACGGCGAGATCGCCGGCGCCGGCGTCGACGTATTCTCGAAGGAGCCGAGCACGGACCTCGCGTTCTTCGGCCACGAGAGCGTCGTCGTCACGCCGCACCTCGGTGCGTCCACCGACGAGGCGCAGGAGAAGGCCGGGGTGTCCGTTGCCAAGAGCGTGCGCCTGGCCCTCGCAGGCGAGCTCGTGCCCGACGCTGTGAACGTGGCTGGCGGCGTCATCGCCCCGGACATCCGCCCGGGCATCCCGCTCATCGAGAAGCTCGGCCGCATCTTCACTGCGCTCGCGCAGGACTCGGTCACCCAGATCGACGTCGAGGTGGCAGGCGAGATCGCGAGCCTGGACGTCAAGGCCCTCGAGCTCGCGGCACTCAAGGGCGTCTTCACGGACGTCGTGTCCGACAAGGTCTCCTACGTCAACGCGCCCGTCCTGGCGGAGCAGCGCGGTGTTGCCGTCCGCCTCCTCACCACGACCGAGGCCGAGGACTACCGCAATGTGCTCACCATCCGCGGCCTTCTCCAGGACGGCACGCAGGTCTCGGTGGCCGGTACGCTGACGGGCCCGAAGCAGGTCCAGAAGCTCGTGGGCATCAACGGCTACGACGTCGAGATCCCGATCTCTGAACACCTCGTGGTGATGTTCTACTCGGACCGCCCCGGCGTGATCGGCACGATCGGCCACATTCTGGGCATGAACGAGATCAACATTGCGGGCATGCAGGTGGCCCGGGCCGACGCCACGGGCACCGCGATGGCGCTGCTCACCGTGGACTCCGCGATTCCGCCGACGGTCCTCGAGACCGTCAAGCGCGAGATCGGCGCAACGGTGCTGCGCGAGGTCGACCTCGAGGACTGA
- the ilvD gene encoding dihydroxy-acid dehydratase has translation MAQTVSADPSASTARSGSAAPSTPVDPKPRSRVVTDGIHAAPARGMLRAVGFGDEDFAKPQVGIASSWNEITPCNLSLDRLAKAAKEGVHAAGGFPMQFGTISVSDGISMGHEGMHFSLVSREIIADSVETVMQAERIDGQVLLAGCDKSLPGMLMAAARLDVSSVFLYAGSIMPGWVKLEDGTEKDVTLIDAFEAVGACAAGRMSTGDLDRIERAICPGEGACGGMYTANTMASAAEALGMSLPGSAAPPSADRRRDMFAHRSGEAVVNLLKQGITARDILTREAFENAIAVTMAFGGSTNSVLHLLAIAREAEVELELADFNRVGDRVPHLGDLKPFGRYVMYDLDRVGGVPVVMRALLDAGLLHGDALTVTGRTVAENLAEIAPPDLDGKIVRAMDNPIHRTGGLSILHGSLAPDGAVVKTAGFDAEVFEGTARVFEREQAALDALDNGQIAAGDVVVIRYEGPKGGPGMREMLAITGAIKGAGLGKDVLLLTDGRFSGGTTGLCIGHVAPEAVDGGPVAFVRDGDRIRVDIPQRRIDLLVDDAELASRREGWAPLPARFTRGVLSKYAKLVHSASEGAVLG, from the coding sequence ATGGCCCAGACTGTGTCAGCGGATCCTTCAGCGTCGACGGCTCGTTCGGGGTCGGCGGCCCCTTCGACGCCGGTCGACCCCAAGCCGCGGAGCCGCGTGGTGACGGACGGCATCCACGCTGCCCCCGCGCGCGGCATGCTGCGTGCGGTCGGCTTCGGCGACGAGGACTTCGCCAAGCCGCAGGTGGGCATTGCGAGCTCGTGGAACGAGATCACCCCCTGCAACCTCTCCCTCGACCGCCTCGCCAAGGCCGCCAAGGAGGGCGTCCACGCCGCGGGTGGATTCCCGATGCAGTTCGGGACGATCTCCGTCTCCGACGGCATCTCCATGGGCCACGAGGGAATGCACTTCTCGCTGGTCTCGCGCGAGATCATCGCCGACTCGGTCGAGACGGTCATGCAGGCCGAGCGGATCGACGGGCAGGTGCTCCTCGCGGGCTGCGACAAGTCGCTGCCCGGCATGCTCATGGCCGCCGCGCGCCTCGACGTCTCCAGCGTCTTCCTCTATGCAGGCTCGATCATGCCGGGCTGGGTCAAGCTCGAGGACGGCACCGAGAAGGACGTCACGCTCATCGACGCCTTCGAAGCGGTCGGCGCCTGCGCGGCGGGCAGGATGTCCACCGGGGACCTGGACCGGATCGAGCGGGCCATCTGCCCGGGCGAGGGCGCCTGCGGCGGCATGTACACCGCGAACACCATGGCGAGCGCCGCCGAGGCGCTCGGCATGTCCCTGCCGGGCTCGGCCGCCCCGCCGTCCGCAGACCGGAGGCGGGACATGTTTGCCCACCGCTCGGGGGAGGCCGTCGTGAATCTGCTGAAGCAGGGCATCACCGCACGCGACATCCTCACGCGCGAGGCGTTCGAGAATGCGATCGCCGTGACGATGGCGTTCGGAGGATCGACCAACTCGGTGCTGCACCTCCTGGCGATCGCCCGCGAGGCCGAGGTCGAGCTCGAGCTCGCGGACTTCAACAGGGTCGGGGACAGGGTTCCGCATCTGGGAGACCTCAAGCCGTTCGGCCGGTATGTCATGTACGACCTCGACAGGGTGGGCGGGGTTCCCGTCGTCATGCGCGCCCTGCTCGACGCCGGTCTCCTGCACGGCGACGCCCTCACGGTCACCGGCAGGACGGTCGCGGAGAACCTCGCCGAGATCGCACCCCCGGACCTCGACGGCAAGATCGTGCGCGCGATGGACAACCCGATCCACCGCACCGGCGGGCTCTCGATCCTGCACGGCTCGCTCGCTCCGGACGGCGCTGTCGTGAAGACGGCAGGCTTCGACGCCGAGGTGTTCGAGGGCACCGCGCGCGTCTTCGAGCGCGAGCAGGCCGCGCTGGATGCGCTCGACAACGGCCAGATCGCGGCGGGGGACGTCGTCGTCATCCGCTACGAGGGGCCCAAGGGCGGCCCGGGCATGCGCGAGATGCTCGCGATCACGGGCGCGATCAAGGGAGCCGGCCTCGGAAAGGACGTCCTCCTCCTCACCGACGGCCGATTCTCCGGCGGGACGACGGGGCTCTGCATCGGCCACGTGGCCCCGGAAGCGGTCGACGGCGGCCCGGTCGCCTTCGTGCGCGACGGCGACCGCATCCGCGTTGACATCCCGCAGCGGAGGATCGACCTCCTGGTCGACGACGCGGAGCTCGCGTCGCGCCGCGAGGGCTGGGCGCCGCTGCCGGCCAGGTTCACGAGGGGAGTACTGTCGAAATACGCCAAGCTCGTCCACTCGGCGAGTGAGGGCGCCGTCCTCGGGTAA
- a CDS encoding LysR family transcriptional regulator — MDFRRLLLLRELADRRTVGATADALGITPSAVSQQLKLLQEELGIVLLERQGRGVRLTEAGEAMAAAAAGVAVAMARAEATADGYRRGEQAIVTAAFFPSSAEMLLPGLLDRVAEREGLRLDARLEDPNVQGFIDLAADVDVVVAHSVNGPAEFARPGLVVELLLEEPLDVALPAAHPLAAKAALEPSDVASYPWIGVPSGFPFDTVLRQVELQAGHVIERTQLMPDLRAMEALVRGGHGLSLLPRFTARGALASGLVLRPLTGVHAGRSIVLLARAEVAARPTVRSVMDMVHAEARRVLHDDLLRG; from the coding sequence ATGGACTTCCGCAGACTCCTGCTCCTGCGGGAACTGGCCGATCGCCGCACCGTCGGCGCGACGGCCGACGCCCTCGGGATCACGCCGTCGGCCGTCTCGCAGCAGCTCAAGCTCCTCCAGGAGGAACTCGGGATCGTCCTCCTCGAGCGCCAGGGCCGCGGCGTGCGGCTCACCGAGGCAGGGGAGGCGATGGCGGCTGCCGCGGCCGGAGTGGCCGTCGCCATGGCCCGCGCGGAGGCCACGGCCGATGGCTACCGCCGCGGGGAACAGGCGATCGTGACGGCCGCTTTCTTCCCAAGCTCGGCTGAGATGCTGCTTCCCGGCCTGCTGGACCGGGTCGCGGAGCGTGAGGGCCTGCGCCTCGATGCTCGGCTCGAGGATCCGAACGTACAGGGCTTCATCGACCTCGCGGCGGATGTGGATGTCGTGGTGGCCCACTCGGTCAACGGGCCCGCCGAGTTCGCGAGGCCCGGCCTCGTGGTCGAGCTCCTCCTCGAGGAGCCGCTCGACGTTGCGCTCCCCGCGGCCCATCCGCTCGCAGCCAAGGCAGCGCTCGAACCCTCCGATGTGGCCAGCTATCCGTGGATCGGCGTGCCGTCGGGGTTCCCCTTCGACACCGTGCTGCGGCAGGTCGAGCTGCAGGCGGGCCATGTCATCGAGCGGACGCAGCTCATGCCGGACCTCAGGGCCATGGAGGCCCTCGTGCGGGGCGGGCACGGACTGAGCCTCCTCCCGCGTTTCACCGCGCGTGGGGCGCTCGCGAGCGGACTCGTTCTGCGGCCGCTCACGGGAGTCCACGCGGGTCGTAGCATCGTGCTCCTTGCGCGCGCCGAGGTGGCCGCGCGGCCCACGGTGCGCAGCGTCATGGACATGGTCCACGCTGAAGCGCGCCGAGTCCTGCACGACGACCTCCTGCGCGGGTGA
- the ilvC gene encoding ketol-acid reductoisomerase — MTAELYYDDDADLSILQGRKVAVIGYGSQGHAHALNLRDSGIDVRVGLQEGSKSRAKAEEQGLKVLTPRQAAEEADVVVILAPDQAQRHLYADEIAPALKAGDALVFGHGFNIRFGYIQPPAGVDVILVAPKAPGHTVRREFVAGRGIPDIIAVEQDATGKAWDLAKAYAKGIGGTRAGVIKTTFTEETETDLFGEQAVLCGGVSHLVQAGFETLTEAGYQPEIAYFEVLHELKLIVDLMWEGGIAKQRWSISDTAEYGDYVSGPRVITPAVKESMKEILADIQSGAFAKRFIDDQENGAKEFLALREKEAQHPIEATGRELRSHFSWKQQDADYTEGSAAR; from the coding sequence GTGACAGCAGAGCTCTACTACGACGACGACGCCGACCTCTCGATCCTCCAGGGCCGCAAGGTCGCTGTGATCGGCTACGGCAGCCAGGGTCATGCCCATGCGCTCAACCTCCGTGACTCGGGCATCGACGTCCGCGTCGGCCTCCAGGAGGGCAGCAAGAGCCGTGCCAAGGCCGAGGAACAGGGCCTCAAGGTCCTCACCCCGCGCCAGGCTGCGGAGGAGGCTGACGTCGTCGTCATCCTCGCGCCGGACCAGGCCCAGCGCCACCTGTACGCCGATGAGATCGCTCCGGCCCTCAAGGCGGGCGACGCCCTGGTGTTCGGCCACGGCTTCAACATCCGCTTCGGCTACATCCAGCCGCCGGCCGGCGTCGACGTGATCCTCGTGGCCCCGAAGGCTCCGGGCCACACGGTGCGCCGGGAGTTTGTCGCAGGCCGCGGCATCCCGGACATCATCGCGGTCGAGCAGGACGCCACGGGCAAGGCCTGGGACCTCGCGAAGGCCTACGCCAAAGGCATCGGCGGCACGCGCGCCGGGGTCATCAAGACCACGTTCACCGAAGAGACCGAGACGGACCTCTTCGGTGAGCAGGCGGTGCTCTGCGGCGGCGTGTCCCACCTCGTCCAGGCTGGCTTCGAGACGCTCACCGAGGCCGGCTACCAGCCGGAGATCGCCTACTTCGAGGTTCTCCACGAGCTCAAGCTCATCGTGGACCTCATGTGGGAGGGCGGCATCGCCAAGCAGCGCTGGAGCATCTCCGACACGGCCGAGTACGGCGACTACGTCTCGGGCCCGCGCGTCATCACCCCGGCCGTCAAGGAGTCCATGAAGGAGATCCTCGCCGACATCCAGTCGGGTGCCTTCGCGAAGCGCTTCATCGACGACCAGGAGAACGGCGCCAAGGAGTTCCTCGCGCTGCGCGAGAAGGAGGCTCAGCACCCGATCGAGGCCACTGGCCGCGAGCTGCGCTCCCACTTCTCCTGGAAGCAGCAGGACGCCGACTACACCGAGGGCTCTGCCGCGCGCTGA
- the bcp gene encoding thioredoxin-dependent thiol peroxidase produces MTTSGPVRRLTAGDAAPAFSLPDSEGGTTSLADLAGERTILYFFPQVDTPACTQEACDFRDSLAGLNGAGLRVVGVSPDPAADVRKFAAAQHLGFLLLADEDHAVAEAYGTWGEKVNYGRVYQGLIRSTFVIGTDGRIDVAQYNVRAKGHVAKLHRDLKILPVD; encoded by the coding sequence GTGACCACTTCTGGACCTGTACGCCGCCTCACCGCGGGCGATGCTGCCCCTGCCTTCTCCCTCCCGGATTCCGAGGGAGGCACGACGTCGCTCGCGGACCTCGCAGGCGAGCGCACGATCCTGTACTTCTTCCCCCAGGTGGACACGCCTGCGTGCACCCAGGAGGCATGCGACTTCCGCGACAGCCTTGCGGGCCTGAACGGGGCCGGACTGAGGGTGGTTGGTGTCTCCCCCGATCCGGCCGCAGACGTGCGGAAATTTGCCGCCGCGCAGCATCTGGGGTTCCTCCTGCTCGCGGACGAGGACCACGCGGTCGCCGAGGCCTACGGCACGTGGGGCGAGAAGGTCAACTACGGGCGCGTCTACCAGGGGCTCATCCGGTCGACCTTCGTGATCGGCACCGACGGGCGGATCGACGTTGCGCAGTACAACGTCCGCGCGAAGGGGCATGTCGCCAAGCTCCACCGGGACCTGAAGATCCTGCCGGTAGACTGA